Proteins found in one Nitrospinota bacterium genomic segment:
- a CDS encoding chemotaxis response regulator protein-glutamate methylesterase, translating to MANGKIKVLIVDDSAVVRNILSEALSSDPEIEVVGTAPDPFVAREKIVQLKPDVITLDVEMPRMDGITFLRKLMAAKPMPVVMVSAMTQKGASTTMAALDAGAVEIVAKPPIDQRVGVREIQQEVVDKVKAASKAKMSVYAAQINRKLDTTVIKSSTSLLKTTDKIIAIGSSTGGTEALKEVLVRLPTSTPGMVIVQHMPEGFTKAFSERLNSLCQIQVKEAADGDAIIPGRALIAPGNKQMIFRRSGAKYYVEVKEGPQVMRHRPSVEVLFQSVAKFAGANAVGVMLTGMGNDGSTGMLEMKKAGAYNIAQDEASCVVFGMPKEAIKLGGVDQVLHLDKIPQAMLDAAMR from the coding sequence ATGGCAAACGGTAAAATAAAAGTCCTCATCGTTGACGATTCGGCGGTCGTTCGCAATATCCTCTCCGAGGCGCTTTCCAGCGATCCGGAAATCGAAGTGGTCGGCACCGCGCCCGATCCGTTCGTGGCGCGTGAAAAGATAGTGCAGCTCAAGCCGGATGTGATTACGCTGGATGTGGAAATGCCCCGCATGGATGGCATCACCTTTTTGCGTAAACTGATGGCGGCGAAGCCGATGCCGGTGGTGATGGTAAGCGCCATGACCCAGAAAGGCGCGTCCACCACGATGGCGGCGCTGGACGCCGGAGCGGTGGAGATCGTCGCCAAGCCCCCCATCGACCAGCGCGTGGGGGTGCGCGAGATTCAGCAGGAAGTGGTGGACAAGGTAAAGGCCGCCTCCAAGGCGAAGATGAGTGTTTACGCCGCGCAGATCAACCGCAAGCTTGATACCACGGTCATAAAATCGTCCACGTCGCTGCTGAAGACCACCGATAAAATCATCGCCATCGGTTCCTCCACCGGCGGCACCGAAGCTCTCAAGGAAGTGTTGGTGCGGCTTCCCACCTCCACACCCGGCATGGTCATTGTGCAACATATGCCCGAAGGGTTCACCAAGGCGTTTTCCGAGCGGCTGAACAGCCTTTGCCAGATACAGGTCAAGGAGGCCGCGGATGGTGATGCCATTATTCCCGGCCGCGCATTGATCGCCCCCGGCAACAAGCAGATGATTTTCCGCCGCTCCGGCGCGAAATATTATGTGGAAGTAAAGGAAGGGCCGCAGGTGATGCGCCACCGTCCATCCGTTGAGGTTCTGTTCCAGTCGGTGGCCAAATTCGCCGGGGCCAACGCCGTTGGCGTGATGCTTACCGGTATGGGGAACGACGGCAGCACCGGCATGCTGGAAATGAAAAAGGCCGGGGCTTATAATATCGCCCAGGACGAAGCCTCATGCGTGGTTTTCGGCATGCCCAAAGAGGCCATCAAGCTGGGGGGGGTGGATCAGGTGCTCCACTTGGACAAGATTCCGCAGGCGATGCTCGACGCCGCAATGCGCTGA
- a CDS encoding chemotaxis protein CheA codes for MSEEMMDPEVFKEYLAEVFESLAGLDEKFVALEQAPGDLKIIDGIFRPVHSIKGSSAFFGLNHVKSFAHILENLLDDLRKGVRVVTPVIIDNLLKGTDYLRAMFQRVVDGDMNFVLTDDEDTWIKGLAGRIGGGPVEKEEESLGGCLNLMHGLLDEHKKTGKLTGDMLDSLDYYLSKARKMAVEGGLAAQKETVPAPPEPEKKTHEEGEGEEEPVKVEKLGEILLASGKVSTAQIEEALRNKLEGEKLGDALIRQGVITREGLTDAMESQKKQAEEAAKKAAPKKTMRIEEERVDEFMAQIGELVIISETLNYLEKRLDAIPGASAISKEFKNSNITFSELTYQLQRGLSEVRKVSIKGLFQKVPRIIRDTATLLGKSANVEIVGDDVLLDKSLLEKLESPIVHMARNAIDHGVEMPDRREAAGKPRVGQVKISAEIIGENLVIKLKDDGAGLPRAKILQKAVNRGLISQQAGDQLADRDVFDFIFAPGFSTAEKITDISGRGVGMDVVKSALTDVKGKIVIESAEGAGTTFNISLPMTTTLVTINGLVVMVGESRFILPVEDVKESIRPRREEIFTVKDAREMVNIRGELYPLVRLYKNYRIQTNVTDVTDAVGILIEKGGKRCCLMADAIVEQQNVVLKDLGRPFRKVRSIRGGAILGDGSIGLVINVEGLLEV; via the coding sequence ATGTCTGAAGAGATGATGGATCCAGAGGTATTTAAAGAATACCTTGCGGAAGTTTTCGAGTCCCTCGCCGGCTTGGATGAGAAGTTCGTCGCGCTGGAGCAAGCCCCCGGCGACCTCAAAATTATCGATGGCATTTTCCGGCCCGTGCACAGCATCAAGGGAAGTTCGGCATTTTTCGGCCTCAACCACGTCAAGAGTTTCGCGCACATACTCGAAAATCTGCTCGACGACCTGCGCAAAGGGGTTCGCGTTGTAACTCCCGTCATCATCGATAACCTGCTGAAGGGAACCGATTACCTGCGGGCGATGTTCCAGCGCGTGGTGGATGGCGATATGAATTTCGTCCTCACCGATGATGAAGACACGTGGATCAAGGGGCTGGCCGGGCGTATTGGCGGCGGGCCGGTGGAGAAAGAGGAGGAATCGCTGGGCGGTTGCCTGAATCTGATGCACGGCCTGTTGGATGAACACAAAAAAACGGGGAAGTTGACCGGCGACATGCTTGATTCCCTGGATTATTATCTGAGCAAGGCGCGTAAGATGGCCGTCGAAGGGGGCCTCGCCGCCCAGAAAGAGACCGTCCCCGCGCCGCCGGAGCCAGAGAAAAAAACCCACGAAGAGGGCGAAGGGGAAGAGGAACCGGTCAAGGTGGAAAAACTGGGTGAAATACTCCTTGCCAGCGGCAAAGTATCCACCGCGCAGATCGAGGAGGCGCTGCGGAACAAGCTTGAGGGGGAGAAGCTGGGGGACGCGCTCATCCGGCAGGGGGTTATCACGCGGGAGGGGCTGACCGACGCGATGGAATCGCAGAAAAAGCAGGCCGAAGAGGCGGCGAAGAAGGCGGCTCCCAAAAAGACCATGCGCATCGAAGAAGAGCGGGTGGACGAATTCATGGCCCAAATCGGCGAACTGGTCATTATTTCCGAAACGCTTAATTATCTTGAAAAACGGCTTGATGCCATTCCCGGCGCGTCCGCCATTTCGAAGGAATTCAAGAACTCCAATATCACGTTCTCGGAGCTTACCTATCAGTTGCAGCGCGGTCTTTCCGAAGTCCGTAAGGTCAGCATCAAGGGGCTGTTCCAGAAAGTGCCGCGCATCATCCGCGATACCGCCACGTTGCTGGGAAAAAGCGCCAATGTGGAAATCGTTGGGGACGACGTCCTGCTGGACAAAAGTCTGCTGGAAAAACTGGAAAGCCCGATCGTGCATATGGCGCGCAACGCCATCGATCACGGCGTGGAGATGCCCGACCGGCGCGAAGCGGCGGGCAAGCCGCGTGTCGGCCAGGTGAAAATATCGGCCGAGATCATCGGCGAGAACCTGGTGATCAAGCTCAAGGACGACGGCGCGGGGCTTCCGCGCGCGAAGATACTCCAAAAAGCGGTCAATCGCGGATTGATCAGCCAGCAGGCCGGGGACCAGCTTGCCGACCGCGACGTGTTCGATTTCATCTTCGCTCCCGGATTTTCCACCGCCGAAAAAATTACCGACATATCGGGACGCGGCGTGGGGATGGACGTGGTGAAGAGCGCGCTGACCGACGTGAAGGGGAAAATCGTGATAGAATCGGCCGAGGGCGCCGGCACCACGTTTAACATTTCGCTTCCCATGACCACCACGCTGGTCACCATCAACGGCCTTGTCGTAATGGTGGGGGAATCGCGCTTCATCCTGCCGGTGGAGGACGTCAAGGAATCGATCCGCCCGCGGCGGGAAGAAATATTCACCGTGAAGGACGCGCGGGAAATGGTGAATATCCGCGGCGAACTATATCCCCTGGTCCGGCTGTACAAAAACTACCGGATACAGACGAACGTCACCGATGTTACCGATGCGGTGGGCATTCTCATCGAAAAGGGGGGGAAGCGGTGCTGCCTCATGGCGGACGCCATCGTGGAGCAGCAAAACGTGGTGCTTAAGGATTTGGGCCGCCCCTTCCGGAAGGTGCGGAGCATACGCGGCGGGGCGATCCTGGGAGATGGCTCCATCGGGCTTGTTATTAACGTCGAAGGATTGCTGGAGGTTTGA
- a CDS encoding response regulator: protein MSIKLLFADDSVTMQKVIQLTLENEKVDLLFASDGNKAFALAREERPDVVIADVYMPGLDGFQLCEKLKKTTETAAIPVILISGELENYDPAQGAAAGAVGHITKPFKSGEFIELIKQYSGSAAGEAPKKAGRGKVKTVPAPVMDTEAEDEDEAFEPAVIELIDRAAGEPADTLDAGEELEVVDEDIDDLAEDLDELDEEIEGEILEEDEAADEEEEPAAAAAPSSRKGRVSLDDVLPSAGEVDAAIALEAVRETTASPAEDLRIYDDGAGDLVAEAHGADLPSVHMEEGDDAARILADVLNVAEAPPAERKEEVQRGDEALEDALDSLDRAATAPTPEKPAPAKPVAGRAAAHAPEDDLWDKSLDEVDQALAVTEAEREPVKEEGNDGIWNAPKRELEEAVRRAVETSAPAIIAAETGGLPPERLEELFRETVGRAVDEFIAARAEEVFRGEMRRAIETRFKESLDTQMEKVFREEIGRVMAAGFQKAMPRMLAIIDKITVQITPRIAQHMIKIAIERIKKGEIN from the coding sequence TTGAGTATTAAGCTTCTATTTGCCGATGATTCCGTCACCATGCAGAAGGTGATCCAACTCACGCTGGAGAACGAGAAAGTCGACCTTCTGTTCGCCAGTGACGGAAACAAGGCATTTGCCCTCGCGCGGGAAGAGCGTCCCGATGTGGTTATCGCCGATGTTTATATGCCCGGGCTGGACGGCTTTCAGCTCTGTGAAAAGCTCAAAAAAACTACCGAGACCGCCGCCATTCCGGTGATTCTTATTTCCGGCGAACTGGAAAACTACGACCCCGCGCAGGGGGCCGCCGCCGGCGCCGTAGGCCACATCACCAAGCCGTTTAAGAGCGGCGAATTCATAGAGCTTATTAAACAATATTCCGGTTCCGCCGCCGGGGAAGCGCCCAAGAAGGCGGGGAGGGGCAAGGTTAAAACCGTTCCGGCCCCGGTTATGGACACTGAGGCGGAGGATGAAGATGAAGCGTTCGAGCCGGCGGTGATCGAATTGATTGACCGCGCTGCGGGCGAACCGGCCGACACGCTGGATGCCGGCGAAGAGTTGGAAGTGGTGGACGAGGACATCGACGACTTGGCGGAAGACCTGGATGAACTTGATGAAGAGATAGAGGGGGAGATACTGGAAGAGGACGAAGCCGCGGATGAAGAGGAAGAGCCGGCCGCCGCGGCCGCGCCATCGTCCCGGAAGGGGAGGGTGTCCCTGGATGACGTACTCCCTTCCGCCGGCGAGGTGGACGCGGCTATCGCCCTTGAAGCTGTGCGGGAAACCACCGCTTCTCCCGCGGAGGATCTCCGGATTTATGATGACGGTGCGGGCGACCTGGTTGCGGAGGCCCACGGAGCGGATCTTCCTTCCGTCCACATGGAGGAGGGGGATGACGCCGCGCGTATTTTGGCCGATGTGCTGAATGTGGCCGAGGCGCCTCCCGCGGAGCGGAAAGAAGAGGTGCAGCGGGGGGATGAAGCGTTGGAAGACGCCCTCGATTCGCTGGATCGCGCGGCTACGGCCCCCACCCCTGAAAAACCGGCGCCGGCGAAGCCGGTGGCTGGCCGCGCCGCGGCGCATGCCCCCGAAGACGATTTGTGGGACAAATCGCTGGACGAGGTTGACCAGGCGCTGGCCGTTACCGAAGCGGAGCGGGAGCCGGTGAAGGAAGAGGGCAACGACGGCATTTGGAATGCCCCCAAACGGGAGTTGGAAGAAGCGGTGCGGCGCGCGGTGGAGACATCCGCCCCGGCGATCATCGCCGCGGAAACCGGCGGTCTGCCGCCGGAACGGTTGGAAGAGCTGTTCCGCGAAACGGTGGGGCGCGCGGTGGACGAATTTATCGCCGCGCGGGCCGAGGAAGTATTCCGCGGGGAGATGCGCCGCGCCATCGAGACCCGTTTCAAAGAATCGCTGGACACCCAGATGGAAAAGGTTTTCCGCGAGGAAATCGGCAGGGTGATGGCGGCCGGCTTCCAGAAAGCGATGCCCCGGATGCTGGCGATCATCGACAAGATCACTGTCCAGATCACTCCCCGCATCGCCCAGCACATGATAAAAATCGCCATTGAACGCATCAAGAAAGGCGAGATAAACTAA
- a CDS encoding chemotaxis protein CheW, protein MASPAALAAFFSETDTHTEVIEQSLIALEKDSANPEVINELFRAAHSLKGNAGLVGLMDIHALATEMESKLSDIRETGAAVDQQVKDKLFEYLDKVKGLVEKARGGSGEPAPIHKDEPRAAAEEHDDEHHDDEHHGGGHEGAAAGGARGKPAGGRCSYLTFTLGREEYGFVITSVREIILRRHITHVPNTKDFVAGIMNLRGMVIPVVDAKRKLGFAGAEDKAENIIILENEGMVTGVLVDSVKDIVTFEENMMVPAETALGAMRGDFIDRIGKSDKHSILLLNTGRFCDTKEKYY, encoded by the coding sequence ATGGCATCACCAGCGGCTTTGGCCGCCTTTTTCAGCGAAACCGATACCCATACCGAGGTTATCGAGCAGTCCCTGATCGCATTGGAAAAGGACAGCGCGAACCCGGAAGTCATTAACGAGCTTTTCCGGGCCGCGCACAGCCTGAAGGGGAACGCCGGCCTTGTGGGACTCATGGATATCCACGCTCTCGCCACCGAGATGGAATCGAAGCTCTCCGACATCCGGGAAACCGGCGCCGCAGTGGACCAGCAGGTGAAGGACAAGCTCTTCGAGTACCTGGACAAGGTCAAGGGGCTGGTTGAAAAGGCGCGGGGCGGATCCGGTGAACCGGCGCCCATACACAAGGACGAACCGCGGGCCGCCGCTGAGGAGCACGATGATGAGCATCACGACGATGAGCATCACGGAGGGGGGCACGAGGGCGCCGCCGCCGGGGGGGCGCGTGGCAAGCCGGCCGGGGGGCGTTGTTCGTATCTCACTTTTACGCTGGGCCGCGAGGAGTATGGTTTCGTCATCACGTCGGTGCGCGAAATCATCCTCCGCCGGCACATCACCCACGTGCCGAATACAAAGGACTTCGTCGCCGGCATTATGAATTTGCGGGGGATGGTGATTCCGGTGGTCGACGCCAAGCGCAAGCTCGGCTTCGCCGGAGCCGAGGACAAGGCCGAAAACATCATCATTTTGGAAAACGAGGGGATGGTGACCGGCGTGCTTGTGGATAGCGTAAAGGATATTGTCACGTTTGAGGAGAACATGATGGTGCCCGCCGAAACCGCGCTCGGCGCCATGCGGGGGGATTTCATCGACCGGATCGGCAAGTCCGACAAACACTCCATCCTGCTGCTCAATACCGGCAGATTCTGCGATACCAAGGAAAAGTACTATTAA